CTGGAGGTGAGAAGTTGGAAATCCCAGGGCCTGGGGTTCTTTATTTGAGGGCCACAAGGCAAAAGTTGGGAGGCTTTCAGAGTTTATAACCCAGAATCCTAAGGTCATTTAGGTTCCCCCCACGCCCACCCAGGGCCAAGGCCGTAACGCTCCAGATCCCCAGTGCCACAAATGAGAAGATAGGGAAAGCCAATGCGAGGGGTGCTCCTGGCAAGCCTGGCCTTAGTACAGAGTTCAGGGTCAACATGCAAAATGTTAAAGGGAAAATGTTCCAGACTCCTAGATCACTGCGGTAAAAGTCAAGATCAAGcataacagatttaaaaaaaaaaaaaaagaataacagacTTAATGGTTACTGAGATTGGTGGACATGAGGCTTTGGACAAAGAACAGTGCCTGAAGTAAAGGAACACATATTTCTGAGGTCCAGTacctggggttgggggggggtgtctcagaTCACTAGGGGTTGAGGGTCTCAGAGCAGGGTCAAGGTCACTCACCTCTGGGGGTAGATGCATGAGCAGCACAGCAGCTACAGGTCCCTGAGCCTGGCAGTATCCCTGCTCTGGCCGGTACAGGGTGTAGGCCTTGAGAACCTGCAGCAGCCCCTGCTGCCTGTGCCAAAAGAGCTCATTAAGGCTAGCCTCCCAGGCATCCCCCTGCCtgccctctgtggcctctgcccaGGCCAGAGTCTCCCTCGTCCAAGGATGTAAAAGTAGAACTAAAGAATCTAGCATGAGGAGCGTGGGTATCCCTGGCCTCGTACCCGTGTCCCTGGGGTGACACAAACATCTCATGCAGAGGAAACTGACGGTGCAAGTCTCTGCCAATGGTCTCCATCCACTGCGGGTCCCCGGGGGCTGCTGCCAGCTCCTGttggtgggaggaagggagataTGGAGGGTCAGGTGGCAGGGAGCTCTGAGAAGGGGTAGTAAAGATCCTGCCAACTTTCTTACCTGGTAGGTGCCAGGGTTGTTCTTCTGACACATCCGGGCCCCACACAGGAGGGGCCAACACCGGGCACGCAGGGCTGAGGGGATGCCCTTGCGGCACTGGATCTTTACCTGTGGGTGAGGTCAGATGCATTAGGGTTTCTtctgctctcttgctctcaggcacagcttgcttgcttctttctttcggtcttttccttccttcctttctttttttggtttttggatacagggtttctctttatagccctggctgtcctggaactcactctgtagaccaggctggcctttaactcagaaatccgcctgcctctgcctcccaagtgttaggattaaaggtgtgcgccaccattgcccagctctaAGCACAGCTTTTCTTTGGTCAAGAGtccacttgggaagcagaagcagggggattgaGAACTTTGGGAACCAGTGTATGTACACCTCTTTTTCCTTACCTTCTTGTATCGTCGGGACATGGTCTTCTCCCAGTGTAAGGTCATTTCCACCCATTTCATCTCTCGCTGGCGGATGAGGTCTGCAGAGGGTTGACAAAGCCTGGAGGCACACAACAGACACAGTATCAAAGGTAAAGGAAGGGGATTTGGGTTTCAATAGGGATAGAaactggccaggcgtggtggagcactttaatcccagcactcgggaggcagaggcaggcagatttctgagttcgaggccagcctggtctacagagtgagttccaggacagccagggctatacagagaaaccctgtcttgaaacaaacaaacaaacaaacaaacaaacaaacaggaataaagggatagaagctggaaagactaATGGGATGAGGAGGTATTTAGGGTAGGTCTATTTGGCTGTCCCCTAAAACAGAGACAGAGCTAACTCATAGGGGAAGCTGGGTGGATAGTGCCCTGGACTGGAAGCCTGAAGTCCTGAGTCTGAATCTGCTTCTTTTTCTGATCTGCTGTGCGATGTGTCAAGTTTCTGTCTGTGATTAACTGTGTAAGGGAAACCTGGAGAAGAGAAGACATCCAAATTTCCATCTGGGGTTCTTGGACCAGAGGTTAAAAGGGAAAGGATGTTCAGCTTTAGGGGAAGGTACAGATCGTCAGAGGATAAAGAGATAaagcacaccccacccccacccccaccccaccacgcGGAACCGAGCAGTGACACCAGCAGCTGAGTTTTGGGCTAGTGTCCTCAGTCTCTGGACCCTACTCTCTCCCCTACCCATGCCTCACTCACCTCAGTTCACCTGAGTTGCCCCCAAT
This genomic stretch from Mus musculus strain C57BL/6J chromosome 19, GRCm38.p6 C57BL/6J harbors:
- the Tbc1d10c gene encoding carabin isoform X2 — encoded protein: MAQALGEDLLSELQDDSSSLGSDSELSGPSPYRQADRYGFIGGNSGELRLCQPSADLIRQREMKWVEMTLHWEKTMSRRYKKVKIQCRKGIPSALRARCWPLLCGARMCQKNNPGTYQELAAAPGDPQWMETIGRDLHRQFPLHEMFVSPQGHGQQGLLQVLKAYTLYRPEQGYCQAQGPVAAVLLMHLPPEEAFWCLVQICEVYLPGYYGPHMEAVQLDAEVFMALLRRQLPRVYKHLQQVGVGPLLYLPEWFLCLFTRSLPFPTVLRIWDAFLSEGAQCNPV